In Mytilus edulis chromosome 6, xbMytEdul2.2, whole genome shotgun sequence, the following proteins share a genomic window:
- the LOC139529010 gene encoding uncharacterized protein, with translation MATKRFASLTADEIEKKKMLINSKETIKSNQKAVRLLKAYLKATDEDEQFEEYNSGKLNEVLGHFYMNARKQDGEHYKATSFENTRHALNRHLHGVPYSRKIDIIKDPEFCDANECFKAALAELKRLGKGSVDHHPVIN, from the coding sequence atggcgacGAAACGGTTTGCGTCCCTGACAGCAGACgagattgaaaaaaagaaaatgctgaTTAATTCTAAAGAAACAATCAAAAGTAACCAAAAAGCAGTAAGACTTCTTAAAGCATATTTAAAAGCAACAGACGAGGACGAACAGTTTGAGGAATATAACTCAGGAAAACTAAACGAAGTGTTGGGGCACTTTTACATGAACGCACGTAAACAAGACGGTGAACACTACAAAGCTACATCGTTCGAAAACACAAGACATGCTCTAAACAGACATCTACATGGGGTTCCTTACAGCCGGAAGATTGATATAATAAAGGACCCTGAGTTTTGtgatgcaaatgagtgttttaaGGCAGCGCTTGCAGAGTTAAAAAGGTTAGGTAAAGGCAGTGTTGACCACCACCCAGTCATCAATTAA